The Flavobacterium sp. 123 genome contains a region encoding:
- a CDS encoding class I SAM-dependent methyltransferase, with protein MKKLFKLILNTIPRPILIRLSYIARPILALALKGDAFTDPIDEKSFRMFLPYGYGTQRNNVLSPSTLSLERHRLLWLYLNDKTDFFTSKEKKKILHFAPEQAFYKLFRNQKNLEYTTTDLFSPLADVKADICNLPFEDNQYDVILCNHVLEHIPDDTKAMQELFRVLKPGGMAVLQIPQDLSRATTFADDSITDQKERAKIFGQYDHVRIYGRDYFDKLRSIGFNVIEEDYTNEIAPELVEKYCLAKGEIIPVCFK; from the coding sequence ATGAAAAAACTTTTTAAACTTATACTTAATACTATTCCGAGACCAATTCTTATTCGGTTAAGTTATATTGCGCGTCCAATTCTTGCATTGGCACTAAAAGGAGATGCTTTCACCGATCCAATTGATGAAAAAAGTTTTAGAATGTTTTTGCCATACGGTTATGGGACACAAAGAAATAATGTACTTTCACCAAGCACACTTTCTCTAGAAAGACATCGTTTACTTTGGTTATATTTAAATGATAAAACTGATTTTTTCACTTCAAAAGAAAAAAAGAAAATCTTGCATTTTGCACCAGAACAGGCTTTCTATAAATTATTTCGAAATCAAAAAAATCTAGAATACACCACTACTGATTTATTTTCCCCGCTAGCGGATGTAAAAGCTGATATTTGTAATTTGCCTTTTGAAGACAATCAATATGATGTTATTCTATGCAACCATGTTTTGGAGCACATTCCTGACGACACTAAGGCTATGCAGGAATTATTTCGTGTTTTAAAACCAGGCGGAATGGCTGTTTTACAGATTCCTCAGGATTTATCAAGAGCTACTACTTTTGCAGATGATAGCATTACTGACCAAAAAGAGCGTGCTAAAATATTCGGACAATACGATCATGTACGTATTTATGGACGTGATTATTTTGATAAATTAAGGTCAATCGGTTTTAATGTTATCGAAGAAGATTACACCAATGAAATAGCTCCAGAATTAGTTGAAAAATACTGCTTGGCCAAAGGAGAAATCATTCCCGTTTGTTTCAAATAA
- a CDS encoding DUF5103 domain-containing protein, producing the protein MFLLFITSVSAQVENEVAPPYNIKTISFVQNNKNAIPIFHLGDGFQLQFDDLFGNEADYYYEIIHCDYNWIPTNIPKTDYLQGFDNQRIQDYSNSFNTLQMYSHYRLSIPNQLTQLRISGNYILKILSEDKEVVFSRKFILYEDLVTVPIQVKRARTVDNLEYKQNLEFTIKTNSINFQNPLKNVKVALLQNGKFNTAITNVAPQYTIGNDLVYKYDTQTQFWAGNEFLYFDNKDIRSASNNVARIDSNGTLYNSYLFTNNARTNFPYSVTHDVNGDFAVRNLNANNNEIESDYAWVYFSLSAPAFRLNKDIYITGMFNNYALTPEYKMDYNSKNNRYEKAVLIKQGFTNFEYTVADSKGIIDSENGIDGNFYQTENDYTVLVYFRENNDRYDHVIGKGTANSLNIIN; encoded by the coding sequence ATGTTTCTTTTATTCATCACTTCTGTTTCTGCACAAGTAGAAAATGAAGTTGCTCCTCCTTATAATATCAAAACCATTTCGTTTGTTCAAAACAACAAAAACGCAATCCCTATATTTCATTTGGGAGATGGCTTTCAGTTGCAATTTGACGATTTATTCGGAAATGAAGCGGATTATTATTACGAAATAATTCACTGTGATTACAATTGGATTCCTACAAACATCCCAAAAACAGATTATTTACAAGGATTTGACAATCAAAGAATTCAAGATTATTCGAATTCCTTCAATACGTTACAAATGTATTCTCATTATAGATTATCCATTCCAAATCAGCTTACACAATTACGAATTAGCGGAAATTATATCCTCAAAATTTTAAGTGAAGACAAAGAAGTTGTTTTTTCTAGAAAATTTATTTTATATGAAGACCTTGTAACCGTTCCTATTCAAGTAAAAAGAGCTCGAACTGTAGATAACTTAGAATATAAACAAAATCTAGAATTTACCATAAAAACAAATTCCATTAATTTTCAGAACCCTTTAAAAAACGTTAAGGTTGCCTTACTTCAAAACGGAAAATTCAATACTGCCATCACTAATGTGGCCCCACAATACACCATTGGAAATGATTTAGTATACAAGTACGATACACAAACACAATTTTGGGCTGGTAATGAATTTTTGTATTTCGACAATAAAGACATCCGATCTGCTAGCAATAATGTAGCTCGAATTGATTCAAACGGAACCTTATATAATTCTTATTTATTTACTAATAATGCCCGAACAAATTTCCCTTATTCAGTGACTCATGATGTAAATGGTGATTTTGCGGTTCGGAATTTAAATGCGAATAACAACGAAATTGAATCCGATTATGCTTGGGTATATTTTAGCTTATCAGCACCCGCTTTTAGATTAAACAAAGACATATATATTACAGGAATGTTCAATAATTATGCGCTAACTCCTGAATATAAAATGGATTATAATTCTAAAAACAATCGTTATGAAAAAGCAGTACTGATAAAACAAGGATTCACTAATTTCGAATATACCGTAGCGGATAGTAAAGGAATAATTGATTCAGAAAACGGTATTGATGGTAATTTTTATCAAACAGAAAACGATTATACCGTTCTGGTTTATTTCCGAGAAAACAATGATCGTTATGACCATGTTATCGGAAAAGGAACGGCAAATTCTCTAAATATTATCAACTAA
- the apaG gene encoding Co2+/Mg2+ efflux protein ApaG: MVSQITRGIKISVLTSFEGTYFKNYRIHFAFSYEIKIENHSKDSVQLTSRHWEIYDSLNDLEIVDGEGVIGKKPVLKPGEFHIYSSGCLLSSPHGAMKGHFDMVNFTTTKTFKVIVPTFRLSAPFALN, from the coding sequence ATGGTTTCTCAAATAACAAGAGGTATAAAAATTTCGGTTTTGACTAGTTTTGAAGGTACTTACTTCAAAAACTACAGAATCCATTTTGCCTTTAGTTATGAAATTAAAATAGAAAACCACAGCAAAGATTCCGTTCAATTAACTTCCCGCCATTGGGAAATTTACGATTCCCTAAATGATCTTGAAATAGTTGATGGCGAAGGCGTGATTGGTAAAAAACCCGTTTTAAAACCAGGTGAATTCCATATATACAGTTCTGGTTGTTTATTATCATCTCCTCATGGAGCTATGAAAGGACATTTTGATATGGTTAATTTTACTACTACAAAAACGTTCAAAGTTATTGTACCTACTTTCAGGCTAAGTGCTCCTTTTGCTCTAAATTAA
- the pruA gene encoding L-glutamate gamma-semialdehyde dehydrogenase yields the protein MLKGFFNVPKAVNEPVKGYAPNSPEKAAVQAAYSTMWNSKIDVPLYIGSDEIRTGNTKTMSAPHDHKHIVGTYHLAEKTHVEKAIANALESRTAWANMAWEQRAAIFLKAAELIAGPYRARINAATMIAQSKNIHQAEIDASCELIDFLRFNVEFMTQIYNDQPKSNSDMWNRLEYRPLEGFVYAITPFNFTAIAANLPASAAMMGNVVIWKPSDSQVFSAKIIIDVFKEAGVPDGVINVVFGDALMITDTVLASRDFAGIHFTGSTHVFKDIWSKIGTNIHHYKTYPRIVGETGGKDFIIAHSSANPKQVATGIVRGAFEFQGQKCSAASRAYVPQSLWPAIKEQLITDTKSMKMGSPEDFSNFITAVIHEGSFDKLASFIDQAKKDADAEIIVGGNYDKSVGYFIEPTIIVTTNPHYTTMETELFGPVITIFVYEDAKWAETLELVDTTSEYALTGAVFSKDRYAIEQATVALQNAAGNFYINDKPTGAVVGMQPFGGARASGTNDKAGSALNLLRWASPRTIKETFVTPEDYRYPFLGE from the coding sequence ATGCTTAAAGGATTTTTTAATGTACCCAAAGCGGTAAACGAACCAGTAAAAGGATACGCCCCTAATTCACCAGAAAAAGCTGCAGTTCAAGCTGCTTATTCTACTATGTGGAATTCTAAAATTGATGTGCCTTTATATATCGGTAGCGACGAAATTAGAACAGGAAACACCAAAACAATGTCGGCTCCACACGATCACAAACATATCGTAGGAACGTACCATTTAGCCGAAAAAACTCATGTTGAAAAAGCGATTGCAAATGCATTAGAATCAAGAACTGCATGGGCAAATATGGCTTGGGAACAAAGAGCAGCTATTTTTCTTAAAGCAGCTGAATTAATTGCAGGTCCTTACAGAGCTAGAATAAATGCCGCAACTATGATTGCGCAATCTAAAAATATCCATCAAGCAGAAATTGATGCTTCTTGTGAGTTAATTGATTTTTTACGTTTTAACGTGGAATTCATGACGCAAATTTACAACGATCAACCAAAGTCAAATTCTGACATGTGGAATCGATTAGAATACAGACCTCTTGAAGGTTTTGTATATGCTATTACTCCTTTTAACTTTACAGCTATTGCCGCAAATCTTCCTGCAAGTGCAGCCATGATGGGAAATGTTGTAATTTGGAAACCAAGTGATAGTCAAGTATTTTCTGCAAAAATCATCATTGATGTTTTCAAAGAAGCGGGTGTTCCTGACGGAGTTATCAACGTAGTTTTTGGAGATGCGCTAATGATTACGGATACAGTTTTAGCAAGTCGTGACTTTGCTGGAATACATTTTACTGGATCAACTCATGTTTTCAAAGATATTTGGTCAAAAATTGGAACTAACATTCACCACTATAAAACATATCCAAGAATTGTAGGTGAAACTGGTGGAAAAGATTTTATCATTGCCCATTCAAGTGCTAATCCAAAACAAGTAGCAACAGGAATTGTACGTGGTGCTTTTGAATTTCAAGGTCAAAAATGTTCTGCAGCTTCAAGAGCTTATGTTCCTCAAAGTTTATGGCCAGCAATTAAAGAACAATTAATTACTGATACTAAATCCATGAAAATGGGATCTCCAGAAGATTTCAGCAACTTTATTACCGCTGTAATTCACGAAGGTTCTTTTGATAAATTAGCTAGTTTTATTGACCAAGCTAAAAAAGATGCTGATGCCGAAATTATTGTTGGAGGAAATTATGATAAATCTGTTGGTTACTTTATTGAACCTACAATTATCGTAACTACTAACCCACATTACACTACAATGGAAACCGAATTATTCGGACCAGTAATCACAATTTTCGTTTACGAAGATGCAAAATGGGCAGAAACTTTAGAATTAGTTGATACAACTTCTGAATATGCATTAACAGGTGCGGTTTTCAGTAAAGATCGTTATGCTATTGAGCAAGCAACAGTTGCTTTACAAAACGCGGCTGGTAACTTCTATATCAATGACAAACCTACGGGGGCTGTTGTGGGAATGCAACCTTTTGGTGGTGCTAGAGCATCTGGAACAAATGACAAAGCGGGTTCTGCTTTAAATTTATTACGTTGGGCTTCGCCAAGAACTATCAAAGAAACATTTGTAACACCTGAAGATTATAGATATCCATTTTTAGGAGAATAA
- the rsmG gene encoding 16S rRNA (guanine(527)-N(7))-methyltransferase RsmG: MDEILKYFPNLTDIQKKQFEQLDFLYHDWNEKINVISRKDIDALYTKHILHSLGIAKIIKFEPRTYVLDVGTGGGFPGIPLAILFPETRFYLIDVIAKKIKVVQAVAEALELKNVKAEQIRAENVKGDFDFIVSRAVTNMPDFVSWVKTKIKKNNKHELKNGILYLKGGDLTEELKDFPKATEYNLVDFFEDEFFETKKVVHLPLKFQI; the protein is encoded by the coding sequence ATGGACGAGATTCTTAAGTATTTTCCTAATTTAACCGATATACAAAAAAAACAATTCGAGCAGTTGGATTTTTTATACCATGATTGGAATGAAAAAATCAATGTGATTTCGAGAAAAGATATTGATGCTTTATATACAAAGCACATTTTACATTCGTTAGGGATTGCTAAAATTATAAAATTCGAACCGAGAACTTATGTCTTGGATGTTGGTACTGGTGGTGGGTTTCCAGGGATTCCCTTGGCTATTCTTTTTCCAGAAACACGTTTTTATTTGATTGATGTTATCGCAAAAAAAATCAAAGTGGTTCAAGCTGTTGCCGAAGCCTTGGAACTGAAAAACGTAAAAGCAGAGCAAATTCGTGCTGAGAATGTAAAAGGAGATTTTGATTTTATTGTGAGTCGTGCGGTAACGAATATGCCAGATTTTGTATCTTGGGTTAAAACCAAAATCAAAAAAAACAACAAACATGAATTGAAAAACGGAATTCTGTATCTAAAAGGCGGTGATTTAACCGAAGAGTTAAAAGATTTTCCGAAAGCTACGGAATATAATTTAGTAGACTTTTTTGAAGATGAGTTTTTCGAAACAAAGAAAGTAGTGCATTTGCCGTTGAAGTTTCAAATTTAG
- a CDS encoding acyl-CoA desaturase, which yields MNNNPPTFAKQDNLKFFRTLNSRVNNYFKENNIQKTGNWRLHLKTIILFTVFLAPYFLILTLDMPFWAHLLLTIVIGIGMAGVGMNVMHDGNHGSYSNKNWVNKFMGGTIYILAGNVYNWQVQHNVLHHTYTNIPGHDEDLDAGRIIRFTKEAKWHSFHRFQQYYSVFLYGLLTFNWAITTDFKQMKSYLKRKLSYGEAKSPKTLWTTLIITKIIYVSIWIVLPIVIGITWWEVLIGFFVMHYTAGLILSIVFQLAHVVEETTNPLPNEDGEIENTWAIHQLFTTTNFAPKNKIVNWYTGGLNHQIEHHIFPNISHIHYGKIAAIVKETAKECNLPYYEYKTMRSAVIAHFKHLKDLGMKPELTA from the coding sequence ATGAATAACAACCCACCTACATTTGCTAAGCAAGACAATTTAAAATTTTTCAGAACGCTTAACTCACGGGTTAACAATTACTTTAAGGAAAATAATATCCAAAAAACAGGAAATTGGAGACTTCACTTAAAAACTATAATTCTCTTTACTGTTTTTCTTGCACCTTACTTTTTAATCCTAACACTGGATATGCCATTTTGGGCACATCTGTTGCTGACTATCGTTATAGGAATTGGTATGGCAGGTGTTGGCATGAATGTTATGCACGATGGTAATCATGGCTCGTATTCTAATAAAAACTGGGTCAATAAATTCATGGGAGGAACCATTTATATTTTAGCTGGAAACGTATACAATTGGCAGGTTCAACATAACGTATTACACCACACTTACACTAATATTCCTGGACACGATGAAGATCTTGACGCAGGAAGAATTATTCGATTTACCAAGGAAGCTAAATGGCATAGTTTTCATCGTTTTCAACAATATTATTCTGTGTTTTTATATGGATTATTAACTTTCAATTGGGCAATCACTACTGATTTTAAGCAAATGAAAAGTTATCTAAAAAGAAAATTATCTTATGGCGAAGCCAAAAGCCCTAAAACACTTTGGACTACTTTAATTATCACTAAAATCATTTATGTTTCTATATGGATTGTATTGCCTATTGTTATAGGAATTACATGGTGGGAAGTGCTTATCGGATTTTTTGTAATGCATTATACAGCTGGATTAATCTTAAGTATTGTTTTCCAATTGGCACATGTGGTTGAAGAAACTACTAATCCATTACCAAATGAAGACGGTGAAATTGAAAACACTTGGGCTATTCACCAATTGTTTACTACGACTAACTTTGCTCCAAAAAATAAAATTGTAAATTGGTATACTGGCGGGTTAAACCACCAAATCGAGCACCATATTTTCCCAAATATAAGTCACATTCACTACGGTAAAATTGCTGCAATTGTTAAAGAAACCGCTAAAGAATGTAATTTACCTTATTACGAATACAAAACAATGCGTTCCGCTGTTATCGCCCATTTCAAACATTTAAAAGATCTAGGAATGAAACCAGAATTAACCGCATAA
- a CDS encoding pyridoxal phosphate-dependent aminotransferase: protein MSNPLSDRINNLATSQTLAMAALARELKAQGKDIISLSLGEPDFNTPDFIKEAAKKAIDDNYSTYSPVEGYADLKEAICRKFKRDNGLEYKPSQIVVSTGAKQSLYNIAQVMLNDGDEVILPAPYWVSYFEIVKLSGGVPVEVPTSVETDFKITPEQLEAAITPKTKMMWFSSPCNPSGSVYNREELTALAKVLEKHPNVYVVADEIYEHINFSGTFCSIGSIPGMLEKTITVNGVAKAFAMTGYRIGYIGAPEFIAKACTKIQGQVTSGANSIAQRATITAVDADPSVLNHMVQAFHSRRDLVVGLLKEIPGIKINVPEGAFYVFPDVSSFFGKTLKGTHIKDANDFSMYLLAEANVATVTGDAFGNPNCIRFSYATSEDLLKEALRRIKEAVA, encoded by the coding sequence ATGAGTAATCCACTTTCAGACAGAATTAACAATCTGGCTACATCACAAACATTAGCCATGGCTGCTTTGGCTAGAGAATTAAAAGCACAAGGAAAAGATATCATCAGTTTAAGCTTAGGTGAGCCTGATTTCAATACACCAGACTTCATCAAAGAAGCTGCGAAAAAAGCAATCGACGACAACTATAGCACCTACTCTCCAGTAGAAGGATACGCTGATTTAAAAGAAGCTATCTGCAGAAAATTCAAAAGAGACAATGGTTTAGAGTACAAACCTTCTCAAATTGTAGTTTCAACAGGAGCAAAACAATCATTATATAACATTGCTCAAGTAATGTTAAATGATGGTGACGAAGTAATTTTGCCAGCACCATACTGGGTATCTTATTTCGAAATTGTAAAATTATCCGGTGGAGTTCCTGTAGAAGTTCCTACTTCTGTAGAAACAGATTTCAAAATCACACCAGAACAATTAGAAGCTGCCATCACTCCAAAAACAAAAATGATGTGGTTCAGTTCTCCTTGTAACCCAAGTGGCTCTGTTTATAACAGAGAAGAACTTACTGCTTTAGCAAAAGTATTAGAAAAACATCCTAATGTATATGTTGTTGCTGACGAAATCTATGAGCACATCAATTTCTCAGGAACATTCTGCAGCATTGGTTCAATCCCAGGAATGCTAGAAAAAACAATTACTGTAAATGGAGTAGCAAAAGCATTCGCTATGACAGGATACAGAATTGGATACATTGGTGCACCAGAATTCATCGCAAAAGCATGTACAAAAATTCAAGGTCAAGTAACTTCAGGAGCAAATTCTATCGCACAACGTGCAACTATAACTGCTGTTGATGCTGACCCTAGTGTATTAAACCACATGGTTCAAGCTTTCCATAGCCGTAGAGATTTAGTTGTAGGATTACTAAAAGAAATTCCAGGAATCAAAATAAACGTTCCAGAAGGAGCTTTTTACGTATTTCCTGACGTTTCTTCTTTCTTCGGAAAAACATTAAAAGGAACACATATCAAAGATGCAAATGACTTCTCTATGTACCTTTTGGCAGAAGCCAATGTAGCTACTGTAACAGGTGACGCTTTTGGTAATCCAAACTGTATTCGTTTCTCTTACGCAACTAGCGAAGATTTACTAAAAGAAGCATTACGCAGAATAAAAGAAGCGGTTGCATAA
- a CDS encoding VOC family protein — MLTAIHPKLPMRNKAVTREFYCNQLGFEEFGSADFNGYLMVQKDQIQIHFFEFTTINPLENYGQVYIRTKDIETVYRNFLNNGVAIHPNGPLEIKPWGQKEFSILDPDHNLLTFGQSSDTF; from the coding sequence ATGCTAACAGCCATACATCCAAAACTCCCTATGCGTAACAAAGCCGTTACAAGAGAATTCTATTGTAATCAATTGGGTTTTGAGGAATTTGGTAGCGCTGACTTTAACGGCTATTTAATGGTACAAAAAGACCAAATTCAGATTCATTTTTTTGAATTTACTACAATTAACCCTTTGGAAAATTACGGGCAAGTCTACATTCGAACCAAAGATATCGAAACCGTTTATAGAAACTTCTTGAACAACGGCGTTGCCATTCATCCCAACGGCCCTTTGGAAATTAAACCTTGGGGACAAAAAGAATTTTCAATACTTGATCCTGACCATAATTTACTCACTTTTGGGCAAAGTTCAGACACTTTTTAG
- a CDS encoding U32 family peptidase — protein sequence MKKKIEILAPAKDLIHGIAAINSGADAVYIGAPQFGARSNAHNSMEDVAALVQYAHLFHAQVFVVMNTILYDNELETCRQMIWKLYDIGVDALIIQDMAIMEMELPPIVLHASTQANNRDANNIKFLKDAGIKRVVLARELNLHQIKEISDAADVELEFFVTGALCVSFSGNCYMSVANGERSANRGSCAQNCRLPYNLIDGHGDTLIKNSHLLSIKDFDVTDQIPNLIEAGICSFKIEGRLKDIVYVKNNVSFLRQKLDAFLEENNAYTKASSGSCTYTFDSALNRTFNRGYTDYFVNERHSSIGSWESPKSKGQYIGKLIETKGGAYKIENGHLLNNGDGLCFINENNEADGIYVNKVENGLAYPNVLKEIKAGTFIYRNNDAAFIKIVEREDSAVRKINTSLILTENENGFELIATDEDGYVSTVNLVHAKEQTKNKLSIEDNIKTQLAKTGFTPYTANEITVHFSENWFLPISKINEMRRTVYEQLSEIRLANYKREEHQIVKTNHPFPIDQLDFTYNVSNKMARKFYERHGVTEIEKAFELQWDPGKSRVMTTKYCIKYELEKCPKYHKDTMETKLKEPLVLKQGELEYKLKFNCKPCEMEIWEKDAEFEIEEDHIH from the coding sequence ATGAAAAAGAAAATAGAAATATTAGCCCCGGCAAAGGATTTAATTCACGGTATAGCAGCCATCAATAGTGGAGCGGATGCCGTTTATATAGGCGCACCTCAATTTGGAGCGCGTTCTAATGCACACAATTCGATGGAGGATGTAGCCGCATTAGTCCAATATGCCCATTTATTTCACGCACAAGTTTTTGTGGTAATGAATACCATTTTATACGACAACGAACTCGAAACTTGTCGTCAAATGATTTGGAAATTATATGATATTGGTGTCGATGCATTAATTATCCAAGATATGGCCATCATGGAAATGGAGTTGCCTCCAATTGTTTTGCATGCCAGTACACAAGCCAATAATAGAGATGCAAATAATATTAAATTTCTGAAAGATGCTGGTATCAAACGTGTTGTTTTGGCTCGCGAATTAAACCTGCACCAAATCAAAGAAATCAGTGATGCCGCAGATGTTGAATTGGAATTTTTTGTAACGGGAGCGTTGTGCGTTTCCTTTAGTGGCAATTGTTATATGAGCGTGGCCAATGGCGAACGTTCAGCTAACCGAGGTTCTTGTGCTCAAAACTGTCGTTTACCATACAATCTGATTGACGGTCATGGCGATACGCTAATCAAAAACAGCCACCTGCTTTCTATCAAAGATTTTGATGTTACCGATCAAATTCCTAATTTAATTGAAGCTGGAATTTGTTCTTTCAAAATAGAAGGCCGACTAAAAGATATTGTTTATGTAAAAAATAATGTTTCTTTTCTTAGACAAAAATTAGATGCTTTTTTAGAAGAAAACAACGCTTATACTAAAGCCTCTTCGGGAAGTTGTACCTATACTTTTGATTCGGCATTGAATCGTACTTTTAACCGCGGTTATACCGATTATTTTGTTAATGAACGTCATAGTTCTATTGGTTCTTGGGAAAGTCCAAAATCCAAAGGACAATACATTGGTAAACTTATCGAAACTAAGGGTGGTGCTTACAAAATTGAAAATGGACATCTTTTGAATAATGGTGACGGTCTTTGTTTTATCAACGAAAATAATGAAGCCGATGGTATTTATGTCAACAAAGTAGAAAATGGTTTAGCCTATCCTAATGTGTTGAAAGAAATAAAAGCAGGCACTTTCATTTACCGTAACAATGATGCTGCCTTCATTAAAATTGTAGAACGTGAAGATAGCGCTGTTAGAAAAATAAATACTTCTTTGATATTAACTGAAAACGAAAACGGTTTTGAATTAATTGCTACCGATGAAGATGGTTATGTTAGCACAGTGAATTTGGTTCACGCAAAAGAGCAGACTAAAAACAAGCTCTCCATTGAAGACAACATTAAAACACAATTAGCAAAAACAGGTTTTACTCCTTATACTGCCAACGAAATTACAGTGCATTTTTCTGAAAATTGGTTTCTTCCAATTTCAAAAATCAACGAAATGCGACGAACCGTATATGAGCAATTATCAGAAATTCGTCTGGCCAATTACAAACGTGAAGAACATCAGATTGTAAAAACAAACCACCCTTTTCCGATAGATCAATTGGATTTCACCTATAATGTTTCCAATAAAATGGCGCGTAAATTTTACGAACGTCATGGAGTAACCGAAATTGAAAAAGCTTTTGAATTACAATGGGATCCAGGGAAATCCCGTGTGATGACTACTAAATATTGCATCAAATACGAATTAGAAAAATGTCCAAAATATCATAAAGATACTATGGAAACTAAACTTAAAGAACCTTTAGTTTTAAAACAAGGCGAATTAGAATACAAGTTGAAATTCAATTGTAAACCTTGCGAAATGGAAATTTGGGAAAAAGACGCGGAATTTGAAATCGAAGAAGACCATATTCATTAA
- the fabD gene encoding ACP S-malonyltransferase encodes MKAYVFPGQGAQFTGMGKDLYENSPLAKELFEKANEILGFRITDIMFEGTAEELKETKVTQPAVFLHSVILAKTLEDFKPEMVAGHSLGEFSALVANGALSFEDGLKLVSQRALAMQKACEIKPSTMAAVLGLADNIVEEVCASIDGVVVAANYNCPGQLVISGETSAVEKACEAMKEAGAKRALLLPVGGAFHSPMMEPAREELAAAIEATTFSAPICPVYQNVTATAVSDPSEIEKNLIIQLTAPVKWTQSVQQMIKDGATLFTEVGPGKVLAGLIGKIDKEAVTANA; translated from the coding sequence ATGAAAGCATACGTATTTCCAGGTCAAGGCGCACAATTTACAGGAATGGGTAAAGACTTATATGAGAATTCTCCATTAGCAAAAGAATTATTCGAAAAAGCGAATGAAATATTAGGTTTCCGTATTACAGATATTATGTTCGAAGGAACTGCTGAGGAATTGAAAGAAACCAAAGTAACGCAACCAGCTGTATTTTTACATTCGGTAATTTTAGCTAAAACTTTAGAAGATTTCAAACCAGAAATGGTAGCGGGACATTCATTAGGAGAGTTTTCTGCTTTAGTTGCTAATGGTGCTTTATCATTTGAAGACGGATTAAAATTAGTTTCACAAAGAGCTTTAGCAATGCAAAAAGCCTGCGAAATAAAACCTTCAACTATGGCTGCAGTTTTAGGATTAGCAGACAATATCGTAGAAGAAGTTTGCGCTTCGATTGATGGTGTTGTAGTAGCAGCAAATTACAACTGTCCTGGACAATTAGTTATTTCAGGCGAAACATCGGCAGTAGAAAAAGCTTGTGAAGCGATGAAAGAAGCAGGTGCAAAACGTGCTTTATTGTTACCTGTTGGAGGTGCTTTTCATTCGCCAATGATGGAACCAGCAAGAGAAGAACTTGCGGCTGCTATTGAAGCAACTACGTTCTCAGCTCCTATTTGTCCTGTATATCAAAATGTAACTGCGACTGCGGTTTCTGATCCATCGGAAATTGAGAAAAACTTAATCATACAATTGACTGCACCAGTAAAATGGACACAATCTGTACAACAAATGATTAAAGATGGTGCGACTTTATTTACGGAAGTTGGTCCTGGCAAAGTATTGGCTGGATTGATTGGTAAAATTGATAAAGAAGCAGTGACGGCTAACGCATAA